One genomic segment of Mycolicibacterium neworleansense includes these proteins:
- a CDS encoding class I SAM-dependent methyltransferase: MTTTQRRGFNDAVTSFWSFAAPAYDQGCLQRWVYRPAQDEVIAQLQQRGARSIADIACGTGILADRIQRELLPDEVYGLDMSAGMLAQAGKRSDRVRWMSAPAEELPFQDEFLDAVVTTSAFHFFDQPAALAEFYRVLAPGGMVAVTTMSPRRTFLPLHALSAGLGAPAHSPTEKEMRALFEGAGFTVAEQHRVRRPVWTPISDAITVGVKPA, translated from the coding sequence GTGACCACCACACAACGCCGCGGGTTCAACGACGCCGTCACGAGTTTCTGGAGTTTCGCCGCGCCGGCCTACGACCAGGGCTGCCTGCAGCGGTGGGTGTACCGGCCCGCCCAGGATGAGGTGATCGCCCAACTGCAGCAGCGCGGTGCCCGGTCGATCGCCGACATCGCATGCGGTACCGGCATCCTGGCCGATCGCATCCAGCGAGAACTGCTTCCGGACGAGGTCTACGGCCTGGACATGTCCGCCGGAATGCTGGCCCAGGCCGGCAAGCGTTCCGACCGGGTGCGGTGGATGTCGGCCCCTGCCGAGGAACTGCCGTTCCAGGACGAATTCCTCGACGCGGTGGTCACCACGTCGGCCTTCCATTTCTTCGATCAGCCCGCCGCGCTCGCGGAGTTCTACCGGGTGCTGGCGCCCGGCGGCATGGTGGCAGTGACGACGATGAGCCCCCGCCGGACGTTCCTGCCGCTGCATGCGCTGTCGGCCGGTCTGGGCGCGCCCGCGCACAGCCCCACCGAGAAGGAGATGCGTGCGCTGTTCGAGGGGGCCGGGTTCACCGTCGCCGAGCAGCATCGGGTGCGCCGGCCGGTGTGGACGCCGATCAGCGACGCCATCACGGTGGGCGTCAAGCCCGCATGA
- a CDS encoding MFS transporter translates to MTTEIRNAAGDVDAAQAETADRRKRMDHDHPFYKWVVLSNTTLGILLASINASIVLISLPAIFRGIGLNPLAPGNVSYLLWMLMGYLVVTAVLVVPFGRLGDMYGRVRIYNLGFVVFTVAAIALSFDPFQLGGGAIWLIGWRVVQGVGGAMLMASSSAILTDAFPANQRGMALGTNMVAAVAGSFLGLLIGGFLSEWHWKAVFWVGVPIGVIGTIWSYRSLKELGVRTAGRLDWAGTLTFGLGLTVLLIGITYGIQPYGDSTTGWTSPWVLGSIAVGLLLLVAFCVIELKVSSPMVDIRLFKSAAFGMGNLAGLMSSVGRGGLQFMLIIWLQGIWLPLHGYSFESTPLWAGIYLLPVTIGFLVAAPIAGSLSDRFGARPLTVGGMLLMAATFIALLLIPVNFDYWVFAILVFLNGLGGGIFTAPNTAAIMSSVPADQRGAASGVRSTFFNAGNSLSIGIFFSLMIVGLANTLPGAMTSGLTEQGVSASVAQDVANLPPVGSLFAAFLGYNPMAELLAPYDALHQPGVNADVITGQTFFPQLITEPFHSGLTVVFTAAAVMMVIGAVASMFSAGRYGTEAGADNEA, encoded by the coding sequence ATGACGACTGAGATCAGGAACGCCGCCGGCGACGTCGACGCCGCGCAGGCCGAGACCGCCGACCGGCGCAAACGGATGGATCACGACCACCCCTTCTACAAGTGGGTGGTGCTGTCCAACACCACGTTGGGCATCCTGCTGGCCTCGATCAACGCCTCGATCGTGCTGATCTCGCTGCCCGCGATCTTCCGCGGTATCGGGCTGAACCCGCTGGCTCCCGGCAACGTCAGCTACCTGCTGTGGATGCTGATGGGCTACCTCGTGGTGACTGCCGTGCTCGTCGTCCCATTCGGGCGGCTCGGCGACATGTACGGCCGCGTCCGCATCTACAACCTCGGCTTCGTGGTCTTCACCGTGGCCGCGATCGCCCTGTCATTCGACCCGTTCCAACTCGGTGGCGGGGCGATCTGGCTGATCGGCTGGCGCGTGGTTCAGGGCGTCGGCGGCGCCATGCTGATGGCGTCGTCATCGGCGATCCTCACCGACGCCTTCCCGGCAAACCAGCGCGGGATGGCGCTGGGTACCAACATGGTGGCCGCCGTCGCCGGCTCGTTCCTCGGCCTCCTGATCGGCGGCTTCCTTTCCGAGTGGCATTGGAAGGCCGTCTTCTGGGTGGGCGTGCCGATCGGCGTCATCGGCACCATCTGGAGCTACCGCTCGCTGAAAGAACTCGGCGTCCGCACCGCCGGGCGACTCGACTGGGCCGGCACGCTGACCTTCGGCCTGGGCCTGACCGTGCTGCTGATCGGCATCACCTACGGCATCCAGCCCTACGGCGACTCGACTACCGGCTGGACGAGCCCTTGGGTTCTGGGCTCCATCGCGGTCGGCCTGTTGTTGCTGGTGGCCTTCTGCGTCATCGAGCTGAAGGTGTCGTCGCCGATGGTCGACATCCGGCTGTTCAAGTCAGCGGCATTCGGCATGGGCAACCTGGCCGGGCTGATGTCCTCGGTGGGCCGCGGCGGACTGCAGTTCATGCTGATCATCTGGCTGCAGGGCATCTGGTTGCCCCTGCACGGCTACAGCTTCGAGTCCACCCCGCTGTGGGCCGGCATCTACCTGCTGCCCGTCACCATCGGGTTCCTGGTCGCCGCGCCCATCGCCGGATCGCTCTCCGACCGATTCGGCGCACGGCCGCTGACGGTGGGCGGCATGCTGCTGATGGCGGCCACCTTCATCGCGCTCCTGCTCATCCCGGTCAACTTCGACTACTGGGTGTTCGCGATCCTGGTGTTCCTCAACGGCCTGGGCGGCGGCATCTTCACCGCCCCCAACACCGCGGCCATCATGTCCAGCGTGCCGGCCGATCAGCGTGGCGCGGCCTCCGGGGTACGGTCCACCTTCTTCAACGCCGGCAACTCGCTGTCGATCGGCATCTTCTTCTCACTGATGATCGTCGGCCTGGCCAACACGCTGCCCGGGGCCATGACCAGCGGCCTTACCGAGCAAGGTGTTTCGGCATCAGTGGCCCAGGACGTGGCGAACCTGCCTCCGGTCGGCAGCCTGTTCGCGGCCTTCCTGGGCTACAACCCGATGGCCGAACTGCTCGCGCCGTACGACGCGCTGCATCAGCCGGGCGTGAACGCCGACGTGATCACCGGGCAGACGTTCTTCCCGCAGCTGATCACCGAACCGTTCCATTCCGGGCTGACGGTGGTGTTCACCGCCGCTGCGGTGATGATGGTGATCGGTGCGGTGGCGTCGATGTTCAGTGCGGGCCGCTACGGGACCGAGGCCGGAGCCGACAACGAGGCCTGA